One Misgurnus anguillicaudatus chromosome 19, ASM2758022v2, whole genome shotgun sequence genomic region harbors:
- the LOC141349087 gene encoding nuclear body protein SP140-like protein has translation MIYFVKIVTDFVLSISQSESPESSPVANRLRRTMRNSSESSRDSGTLRRTKAREKLVSSSSESEERESVHYENTDNIDNNSDDDDEINITMFQGPTLPVTCGSVTGILHKKRFAKGHCGKCIRTENLWLTPEDFLRLGKQDGIWRKDIVAHKTTLGKLIMRRVLELHVVNCDCDVCEQLNQTNDDDCYICDSEEDLVCCDECPRAFHPNCHLPAAVDIDSGSQWSCTFCMMKTFKGSNQKTRQEVLNSPLSQYKLHCQYLLLYLLHKWTAEPCTKVLDKESKCKADDIRLNLQNDTYQTVGEFVKDIEHIFQHRTSKRDNDFSRMKHLFNKEFKTIFKLL, from the exons ATgatatattttgttaaaatagtTACTGACTTTGTGTTGTCTATCTCACAGAGTGAATCTCCTGAAAGCTCACCTGTTGCTAACAGGCTCAGAAGAACAATG AGAAACTCTTCTGAATCCTCACGTGATTCTGGCACGCTCAGAAGAACAAAG GCTAGGGAAAAGCTGGTTTCCTCCAGCTCTG AATCAGAAGAAAGAGAAAGTGTCCACTATGAGAACACTGACAACATCGACAACaacagtgatgatgatgatgaaattaacattaccatgtttCAAGGTCCTACTCTTCCTGTTACCTGTGGCTCTGTCACTGGCATTCTACACAAAAAACGCTTTGCTAAAG GACACTGTGGGAAATGCATAAGGACTGAGAATTTATGGCTGACACCTGAGGATTTCCTTAGACTGGGCAAACAAGATGGGATATGGAGGAAAGACATTGTGGCTCATAAAACAACGCTCGGAAAACTTATAATG AGAAGAGTTTTGGAACTTCATGTAGTCAACTGTGATTGTGATGTCTGTGAACAACTCAATCAAACC AATGACGACGATTGTTACATCTGTGACTCTGAAGAAGATCTTGTGTGCTGTGATGAGTGTCCACGAGCTTTTCATCCAAACTGTCACCTACCAGCTGCTGTGGACATCGACTctgg AAGCCAATGGagctgcacattttgtatgatgAAAACATTTAAGGGGTCGAATCAAAAGACGCGACAGGAGGTTTTAAACAGTCCACTTTCGCAGTACAAACTG CACTGCCAGTATTTGTTGTTATACCTGCTGCACAAGTGGACTGCTGAGCCCTGCACCAAA GTTTTAGATAAAGAGAGTAAATGTAAAGCAGATGACATCAGGCTGAATTTACAGAATGACACTTACCAAACAGTGGGCGAGTTTGTCAAAGATATTGAACACATTTTTCAACACCGCACCTCCAAAAGG GATAATGACTTCAGCAGAATGAAGCATTTGTTTAATAAGGAGTTTAAGACAATCTTTAAACTTCTATAA
- the LOC129436443 gene encoding uncharacterized protein isoform X1, with protein sequence MGVSALMDPLDFLTNEDLLLFFRRKKTEMSCIDQPHTFLTQLRDYDLLPEKLYKKLKTMRSREQKQKGVYEVLECLEKENPNHMHQFWGCVFKDHILQQYPTLRLLKNSLTDGSFKFYEKPSYAEGSPETEKNEGKQEKAKKDKKRKVDDASGEDSDGPGPSSSSKPARKKLSKKLSFSSPVKKGDSQEIWKWPIYKTQLPVTCGTQEGNLHRDKLAKGEKCIFAQKRWFSPSGFEQFGGKERCKNWKHSIRCMKTPLKKLIEEGHLQCPPIERRKRTCVLNTTPVRLSDSSADNSSTNSSETSLGTEEERDAEDFEEQGGMEFRERVEEEEEEDMEDLSVFQTPSLPVTCVSLSGTLHKYRFASGLRGKCIRTDESWLTPEEFVKQETTLTDPNWRRDIMCHGKTLNFLLKKDILRIHSLLCECEKCSDQEHDLLVQRNDDVCYECGSDGDLVCCDECPRAFHSQCHLPAVNEDSTGEWMCTFCVLRTNQQWRNSSHITEEEALNLPVSSQYRLYCDYLLLYMYREDAQRVFVKDPRKTVRRYAEFVTHPMWLDKIKLKLEAKEYQTVRDFVSDIQLIFSNCKTFNRDNEFGKMGARLKDLIDREFKKVFSIQ encoded by the exons ATGGGAGTCAGCGCACTAATGGACCCGTTAGACTTTCTAACAAATGAagatttgttattgtttttccGTCGCAAGAAAACGGAAATGTCCTGCATTGATCAGCCGCACACTTTCCTCACCCAGCTTCGGGATTACGACCTCCTTCCTGAGAAACTTTATAAG AAGTTAAAAACGATGCGCTCTCGTGAACAAAAGCAGAAGGGTGTCTATGAGGTTTTGGAGTGTCTTGAGAAAGAGAATCCTAATCATATGCATCAGTTCTGGGGATGTGTGTTTAAAGACCACATTTTGCAGCAGTACCCCACACTACGCCTGCTCAAAAACAGCCTGACGGACG GAAGCTTCAAATTCTATGAGAAACCCTCTTATGCTGAAGGATCACCTGAGACTGAGAAGAATGAAGGAAAGCAGGAGAAAGCgaagaaagacaaaaagagaAAGGTAGATGATGCAAGTGGTGAGGATAGTGATGGTCCAGGTCCTTCATCTTCCTCCAAGCCGGCGCGGAAGAAATTAAGCAAGAAACTCTCCTTCT catCTCCTGTAAAGAAAGGAGACAGTCAAGAGATTTGGAAGTGGCCTATTTATAAAACTCAGCTGCCTGTAACCTGTGGCACACAAGAGGGTAACCTTCATCGGGACAAGCTGGCCAAAG GGGAGAAGTGCATTTTTGCACAGAAACGCTGGTTCAGTCCATCTGGTTTTGAGCAGTTTGGAGGGAAAGAAAGGTGCAAAAACTGGAAACACAGTATTCGTTGCATGAAAACACCACTTAAGAAACTCATTGAG GAGGGGCATCTTCAGTGTCCACCGATTGAGAGAAGAAAACGTACATGTGTCTTAAAC ACCACACCAGTGCGGCTTTCTGACAGCTCAGCAGACAACTCCAGCACGA ACTCTAGTGAAACCAGCCTTGGGACAGAAGAGGAAAGAGACGCTGAGGATTTCGAAGAGCAAGGAGGAATGGAGTTCAGAGAGCGAGTagaggaagaagaggaagaagatATGGAAGATCTTTCTGTTTTTCAGACTCCCTCTTTGCCAGTCACCTGTGTTTCACTTAGTGGGACTCTACACAAGTATCGGTTTGCATCAG GTTTGCGTGGGAAATGTATACGTACCGATGAAAGCTGGCTCACTCCTGAAGAGTTTGTCAAACAGGAGACAACACTCACTGATCCAAACTGGAGAAGAGACATAATGTGTCATGGCAAAACTCTTAACTTCTTATTGAAG aaaGATATTCTGCGCATCCATTCACTCCTTTGTGAGTGTGAGAAATGCAGTGATCAAGAACATGACCTG TTAGTACAGAGAAATGATGACGTGTGTTATGAGTGTGGCTCTGATGGAGATCTGGTGTGCTGTGATGAGTGTCCACGAGCTTTTCATTCACAATGTCACCTGCCAGCTGTAAACGAAGATTCAACAGG aGAATGGATGTGCACTTTCTGTGTACTGAGGACCAATCAACAGTGGCGTAACTCCAGTCACATAACTGAAGAAGAAGCTTTGAACCTCCCAGTGTCCTCCCAGTATAGACTG TACTGCGACTACCTGCTGTTATATATGTACAGAGAGGACGCCCAGCGTGTGTTTGTAAAGGACCCCCGCAAAACA GTGCGGCGATATGCTGAGTTTGTAACTCATCCCATGTGGCTGGACAAAATAAAGCTGAAGCTGGAAGCTAAGGAGTATCAAACTGTTAGAGACTTTGTGTCGGATATTCAGCTCATCTTTAGCAACTGCAAGACATTTAACAGG gacaatGAATTTGGCAAAATGGGGGCCAGACTGAAGGATTTGATAGACAGGGAGTTTAAGAAAGTCTTCTCTATCCAATAA
- the LOC129436443 gene encoding uncharacterized protein isoform X2 — MGVSALMDPLDFLTNEDLLLFFRRKKTEMSCIDQPHTFLTQLRDYDLLPEKLYKKLKTMRSREQKQKGVYEVLECLEKENPNHMHQFWGCVFKDHILQQYPTLRLLKNSLTDGSFKFYEKPSYAEGSPETEKNEGKQEKAKKDKKRKVDDASGEDSDGPGPSSSSKPARKKLSKKLSFSSPVKKGDSQEIWKWPIYKTQLPVTCGTQEGNLHRDKLAKGEKCIFAQKRWFSPSGFEQFGGKERCKNWKHSIRCMKTPLKKLIETTPVRLSDSSADNSSTNSSETSLGTEEERDAEDFEEQGGMEFRERVEEEEEEDMEDLSVFQTPSLPVTCVSLSGTLHKYRFASGLRGKCIRTDESWLTPEEFVKQETTLTDPNWRRDIMCHGKTLNFLLKKDILRIHSLLCECEKCSDQEHDLLVQRNDDVCYECGSDGDLVCCDECPRAFHSQCHLPAVNEDSTGEWMCTFCVLRTNQQWRNSSHITEEEALNLPVSSQYRLYCDYLLLYMYREDAQRVFVKDPRKTVRRYAEFVTHPMWLDKIKLKLEAKEYQTVRDFVSDIQLIFSNCKTFNRDNEFGKMGARLKDLIDREFKKVFSIQ, encoded by the exons ATGGGAGTCAGCGCACTAATGGACCCGTTAGACTTTCTAACAAATGAagatttgttattgtttttccGTCGCAAGAAAACGGAAATGTCCTGCATTGATCAGCCGCACACTTTCCTCACCCAGCTTCGGGATTACGACCTCCTTCCTGAGAAACTTTATAAG AAGTTAAAAACGATGCGCTCTCGTGAACAAAAGCAGAAGGGTGTCTATGAGGTTTTGGAGTGTCTTGAGAAAGAGAATCCTAATCATATGCATCAGTTCTGGGGATGTGTGTTTAAAGACCACATTTTGCAGCAGTACCCCACACTACGCCTGCTCAAAAACAGCCTGACGGACG GAAGCTTCAAATTCTATGAGAAACCCTCTTATGCTGAAGGATCACCTGAGACTGAGAAGAATGAAGGAAAGCAGGAGAAAGCgaagaaagacaaaaagagaAAGGTAGATGATGCAAGTGGTGAGGATAGTGATGGTCCAGGTCCTTCATCTTCCTCCAAGCCGGCGCGGAAGAAATTAAGCAAGAAACTCTCCTTCT catCTCCTGTAAAGAAAGGAGACAGTCAAGAGATTTGGAAGTGGCCTATTTATAAAACTCAGCTGCCTGTAACCTGTGGCACACAAGAGGGTAACCTTCATCGGGACAAGCTGGCCAAAG GGGAGAAGTGCATTTTTGCACAGAAACGCTGGTTCAGTCCATCTGGTTTTGAGCAGTTTGGAGGGAAAGAAAGGTGCAAAAACTGGAAACACAGTATTCGTTGCATGAAAACACCACTTAAGAAACTCATTGAG ACCACACCAGTGCGGCTTTCTGACAGCTCAGCAGACAACTCCAGCACGA ACTCTAGTGAAACCAGCCTTGGGACAGAAGAGGAAAGAGACGCTGAGGATTTCGAAGAGCAAGGAGGAATGGAGTTCAGAGAGCGAGTagaggaagaagaggaagaagatATGGAAGATCTTTCTGTTTTTCAGACTCCCTCTTTGCCAGTCACCTGTGTTTCACTTAGTGGGACTCTACACAAGTATCGGTTTGCATCAG GTTTGCGTGGGAAATGTATACGTACCGATGAAAGCTGGCTCACTCCTGAAGAGTTTGTCAAACAGGAGACAACACTCACTGATCCAAACTGGAGAAGAGACATAATGTGTCATGGCAAAACTCTTAACTTCTTATTGAAG aaaGATATTCTGCGCATCCATTCACTCCTTTGTGAGTGTGAGAAATGCAGTGATCAAGAACATGACCTG TTAGTACAGAGAAATGATGACGTGTGTTATGAGTGTGGCTCTGATGGAGATCTGGTGTGCTGTGATGAGTGTCCACGAGCTTTTCATTCACAATGTCACCTGCCAGCTGTAAACGAAGATTCAACAGG aGAATGGATGTGCACTTTCTGTGTACTGAGGACCAATCAACAGTGGCGTAACTCCAGTCACATAACTGAAGAAGAAGCTTTGAACCTCCCAGTGTCCTCCCAGTATAGACTG TACTGCGACTACCTGCTGTTATATATGTACAGAGAGGACGCCCAGCGTGTGTTTGTAAAGGACCCCCGCAAAACA GTGCGGCGATATGCTGAGTTTGTAACTCATCCCATGTGGCTGGACAAAATAAAGCTGAAGCTGGAAGCTAAGGAGTATCAAACTGTTAGAGACTTTGTGTCGGATATTCAGCTCATCTTTAGCAACTGCAAGACATTTAACAGG gacaatGAATTTGGCAAAATGGGGGCCAGACTGAAGGATTTGATAGACAGGGAGTTTAAGAAAGTCTTCTCTATCCAATAA